In Blautia sp. SC05B48, a single genomic region encodes these proteins:
- a CDS encoding metal-dependent transcriptional regulator codes for MRSNESSEDYLETILILGNRSSLVRAVDIAAEMGFKKPSVSVAMKNLRQKNLITVADNGDIRLTEDGHKIADKVYERHQLISSWLMMLGVQEKTALHDACRIEHIISEESFLALKKAVYELREQQAALHGETADQV; via the coding sequence GTGAGATCAAATGAATCATCTGAAGATTATTTAGAGACGATCCTGATCCTTGGAAACAGGAGCTCTCTTGTAAGAGCTGTGGATATCGCGGCAGAGATGGGCTTTAAGAAACCGAGTGTCAGTGTTGCCATGAAGAATCTTCGTCAGAAAAATCTCATCACAGTAGCTGACAACGGAGATATCCGTCTGACAGAGGATGGACATAAGATTGCCGATAAGGTATATGAACGTCATCAGCTGATCTCTTCCTGGCTGATGATGCTGGGAGTCCAGGAAAAAACAGCGCTTCATGATGCCTGCAGGATCGAGCACATAATCAGTGAGGAGAGCTTTCTGGCATTGAAAAAGGCAGTTTATGAGCTGAGGGAGCAGCAGGCTGCGCTCCATGGAGAAACCGCAGATCAGGTTTGA
- a CDS encoding TetR/AcrR family transcriptional regulator gives MEKSENAVRSRLLEAGKEEFRDRGFLKASLRAICKKADVTTGALYFFFESKAALFEEIVEETAEDLKRIMGDFTDEEKQLHPEEYDRILMEFIWENRDIAKILIDGAEGTRYQNFREDACTKMEQILNERFQKECGQEVDHELVHILVQMKFQGYCELLRGNCSREKLLEISRILQICSSQSLLAIEAELNRKQ, from the coding sequence ATGGAAAAATCAGAAAATGCTGTGCGGAGCAGACTTCTGGAAGCGGGGAAGGAAGAATTCAGAGACAGGGGATTTCTGAAGGCTTCTCTTCGTGCGATCTGCAAAAAAGCAGATGTGACTACGGGAGCGCTATATTTCTTCTTTGAAAGTAAAGCAGCTCTTTTTGAAGAAATCGTGGAAGAGACGGCAGAGGATCTGAAGCGGATCATGGGAGACTTTACGGATGAGGAAAAACAACTGCATCCGGAAGAATATGACAGGATACTTATGGAATTTATCTGGGAAAACAGGGATATCGCAAAAATCCTCATAGATGGAGCTGAAGGTACCAGATATCAGAATTTCCGTGAGGATGCCTGCACGAAAATGGAGCAGATCCTTAATGAACGTTTTCAAAAGGAATGTGGACAAGAAGTTGATCACGAGCTGGTACATATCCTGGTACAGATGAAATTTCAGGGATATTGTGAACTGCTCCGGGGAAACTGCTCCAGGGAAAAACTCCTGGAAATTTCCAGAATTCTGCAGATATGCTCCAGCCAGAGCCTTCTGGCAATTGAGGCAGAACTAAACAGAAAGCAGTAA
- the hydE gene encoding [FeFe] hydrogenase H-cluster radical SAM maturase HydE, which yields MGIVEKFIKLGQLTKEEYPELLHLYQDSDAIRLLREEAVRIQKKYFENKIYTRGLIEFTNYCRNDCYYCGIRRSNRNASRYRLTKEEILQCCENGYELGFRTFVLQGGEDPWFNDDRMVDIIRSVKQGYPDCAITLSIGEKSKESYQRFKDAGADRYLLRHETASEEHYRYLHPESLSLANRKQCLYTLKELGYQIGAGFMVGAPGQTLEYLAEDLVFLKDLNPHMVGIGPFIPHHDTKFAEEPAGSVDMTLFLLSVIRIMLPQVLLPATTALGTLDPRGREKGFQAGANVVMPNLSPVKNRKQYELYDNKICTGEEAAECRGCLTRRVESVGYEIVTDRGDSPMTD from the coding sequence ATGGGGATCGTTGAAAAATTTATAAAATTAGGACAGCTGACAAAGGAAGAATATCCGGAACTTCTGCACTTATATCAGGATTCGGATGCGATTCGTCTGCTTCGGGAAGAGGCTGTCCGTATACAGAAAAAATATTTTGAAAACAAAATATATACAAGAGGTCTGATAGAGTTTACCAATTACTGCAGAAATGACTGCTATTACTGCGGAATCCGCCGTTCTAACAGGAATGCCAGCCGTTACCGCCTTACGAAGGAGGAAATCCTGCAGTGCTGCGAGAATGGCTATGAGCTGGGATTTCGGACATTTGTGCTCCAGGGAGGGGAAGACCCATGGTTTAATGATGACCGGATGGTTGACATCATTCGGTCCGTCAAACAGGGATATCCGGACTGTGCGATCACGCTGTCCATTGGGGAGAAATCAAAAGAAAGCTATCAGAGGTTTAAAGATGCCGGAGCAGACCGCTATTTACTCCGTCATGAGACGGCCAGCGAGGAACATTATCGTTATCTTCATCCGGAGAGTTTAAGTCTTGCAAACCGTAAACAGTGTCTTTATACCCTGAAGGAACTGGGATATCAGATAGGTGCCGGATTTATGGTAGGTGCGCCGGGACAGACGCTGGAGTATCTGGCGGAAGATCTTGTTTTTCTTAAAGACCTGAATCCGCATATGGTGGGGATCGGACCATTTATCCCGCACCATGATACGAAATTTGCAGAGGAACCGGCAGGAAGTGTGGATATGACACTGTTTCTGTTGTCTGTCATCCGGATCATGCTTCCACAGGTACTTCTTCCGGCAACCACAGCACTGGGGACACTGGACCCCAGAGGCAGGGAAAAAGGTTTTCAGGCGGGTGCAAATGTAGTAATGCCCAATCTTTCTCCGGTGAAGAACCGTAAACAGTATGAACTTTATGATAACAAGATCTGTACAGGCGAGGAAGCAGCAGAGTGCAGAGGGTGTCTTACCAGACGTGTGGAGTCTGTAGGCTATGAAATCGTTACAGACCGTGGAGATTCTCCGATGACGGACTGA
- a CDS encoding tRNA threonylcarbamoyladenosine dehydratase encodes MLNQFSRTELLIGKEGMEKLKNSRVAVFGIGGVGGYTVEALVRSGVGTLDLIDDDKVCLTNINRQIYATRKTVGKYKVDVARERILEINPDAVVNIHKTFYVPETADSFDFSQYDYVVDAIDTVTGKLMLVEQAKASGTPIISSMGAGNKMDPTGFMVTDIYKTSVCPLAKVMRRELKKRGIKKLKVVYSQEKPMTPIDDMAISCKSHCICPPETERKCTQRRQVPGSNAFVPSVVGLIIAGEVVKDLIK; translated from the coding sequence ATGCTGAATCAGTTTTCAAGAACAGAATTATTAATCGGAAAAGAAGGAATGGAAAAGCTGAAAAATTCCAGAGTCGCAGTATTCGGAATTGGCGGTGTTGGCGGATATACGGTGGAAGCACTGGTCAGAAGTGGCGTAGGTACCCTGGATCTCATTGATGATGACAAAGTATGCCTCACTAATATCAATCGCCAGATTTACGCAACAAGAAAGACCGTAGGAAAATATAAAGTTGATGTAGCCAGAGAACGTATTCTTGAAATCAATCCGGATGCAGTTGTAAATATCCACAAAACATTTTATGTGCCGGAGACAGCGGATTCCTTTGATTTTTCTCAGTATGATTATGTAGTCGATGCGATCGACACTGTAACCGGAAAGCTGATGCTCGTAGAGCAGGCAAAGGCTTCAGGAACACCGATCATCAGCTCTATGGGGGCCGGAAATAAGATGGATCCGACAGGTTTCATGGTGACAGATATTTATAAAACGTCTGTCTGCCCCCTTGCAAAGGTTATGCGTCGTGAACTGAAAAAACGGGGGATCAAAAAACTGAAGGTGGTTTACTCACAGGAGAAGCCCATGACTCCAATTGATGATATGGCGATCAGCTGCAAGTCTCATTGCATCTGTCCTCCGGAAACAGAAAGAAAATGTACCCAGAGACGTCAGGTACCGGGAAGTAATGCCTTCGTGCCTTCCGTAGTGGGACTGATCATTGCCGGTGAGGTTGTAAAGGATCTTATTAAATAA
- a CDS encoding flavodoxin family protein: MKVLLLNGSPRKEGCTYTALTEVANTLKKNGIEAEIFQAGDPSRENVTAAAEKMKEADALVVGSPVYWASPSGQIMEFMDKFASMAGKYMVHKPAAAVASARRAGTTATLDVLTKYFTYHQMPVVSGNYWTMVHGNTPDEVHKDEEGLQIMRTLGNNMTWLLKCIEAGKNAGINAPETEEKIKTNFIR, translated from the coding sequence ATGAAGGTTTTATTACTGAACGGCAGTCCGCGCAAAGAAGGCTGCACCTATACAGCACTCACAGAAGTTGCCAACACTTTAAAAAAGAATGGCATTGAAGCTGAGATCTTCCAGGCTGGAGATCCTTCCCGCGAAAATGTCACAGCCGCAGCTGAAAAAATGAAAGAGGCTGATGCTCTTGTTGTCGGCTCTCCTGTTTACTGGGCTTCCCCATCCGGACAGATCATGGAATTTATGGATAAATTTGCTTCTATGGCAGGAAAATATATGGTACACAAGCCAGCCGCAGCTGTGGCTTCTGCAAGACGCGCCGGCACAACTGCAACTCTGGACGTTCTGACTAAATATTTTACATATCATCAGATGCCGGTAGTCTCCGGAAATTACTGGACAATGGTTCATGGTAATACCCCGGATGAAGTCCATAAAGATGAAGAAGGTCTTCAGATCATGCGTACACTTGGCAACAACATGACATGGCTTCTGAAATGTATTGAAGCCGGAAAGAACGCCGGTATCAATGCTCCGGAAACTGAAGAAAAGATCAAGACTAATTTTATCAGATAG
- a CDS encoding ribokinase — MKVLNFGSLNLDYVYQVNSILIPGETQASTDRKIFCGGKGLNQSIALAKAGVPVYHAGLIGDGGEILLETCRDNHVNTEFIHQISGPCGHTVIQVDQNGQNCILLYGGANQSITKEFVDEVLSHFDKGDMLLLQNEISELDYIIEKASEKEMQIILNPSPYNNKLDKCDLNKISLFLVNEIEGEQITGEKEPDEILKKFSQMYPDASVVLTLGGDGAVYQDKKGIYRQGIFPVKAVDTTAAGDTFTGYFLASVLEKMSPEEGLRMAAKASSIAVSRLGAAASVPMRNEVMEALERE; from the coding sequence CAGGCATCGACTGACCGTAAGATTTTTTGTGGTGGGAAGGGATTGAATCAGTCTATTGCTCTGGCGAAGGCAGGAGTGCCGGTTTATCATGCAGGATTGATCGGAGATGGTGGAGAAATTCTGCTGGAAACTTGCCGTGATAATCATGTAAATACCGAATTTATCCATCAGATTTCAGGTCCGTGTGGACATACAGTGATACAGGTAGATCAGAATGGTCAAAACTGTATTTTGCTCTATGGTGGCGCAAACCAGAGCATTACGAAAGAATTTGTAGATGAAGTCCTTTCACATTTCGATAAGGGAGATATGCTGCTTTTGCAGAATGAGATCAGCGAACTGGACTACATCATAGAAAAAGCCAGCGAGAAAGAAATGCAGATCATTCTCAATCCATCTCCTTATAACAATAAATTGGATAAATGCGATCTAAATAAGATTTCCCTGTTTCTTGTGAATGAAATTGAAGGTGAGCAGATCACAGGAGAGAAAGAACCAGATGAGATTCTGAAGAAATTCAGTCAGATGTATCCAGATGCTTCTGTAGTACTGACACTTGGAGGAGACGGAGCTGTATATCAGGATAAAAAAGGTATATACAGACAGGGGATTTTTCCGGTAAAGGCTGTTGATACTACGGCAGCCGGAGATACTTTTACCGGCTATTTCCTCGCGTCTGTTCTGGAAAAAATGAGCCCGGAAGAAGGCCTCAGAATGGCCGCAAAAGCATCTTCAATCGCTGTTTCCAGGCTAGGAGCAGCAGCATCTGTGCCAATGCGGAATGAGGTTATGGAGGCACTGGAGAGGGAATAA